The following are encoded in a window of Artemia franciscana chromosome 5, ASM3288406v1, whole genome shotgun sequence genomic DNA:
- the LOC136027035 gene encoding uncharacterized protein LOC136027035 isoform X2, with translation MFKDMSISGTLQDDIRCHTVNASLFLSGVDLPVKVLTTGYWLTTPGVKVNLPTVAVQAFEAYKRRTINLLKTMVRQRLVCPECRLRVFSNSVKCGGCNCSFHAGAEKCARIDTANWSESWCCPDCSSKKMPINKDIRKF, from the exons ATGTTTAAGGATATGTCCATATCAGGCACACTTCAAGATGATATCCGTTGCCATACAGTCAATGCAAGCCTATTCTTATCCGGAGTAGATTTACCAGTAAAAGTTCTTACTACAGGCTATTGGCTGACCACTCCTGGTGTGAAGGTTAACTTGCCAACTGTTGCAGTTCAAGCCTTTGAGGCTTATAAGCG ccGGACCATTAACCTCTTAAAAACAATGGTCAGACAAAGACTAGTTTGTCCCGAATGTAGGCTTAGAGTCTTTTCAAACTCTGTGAAGTGTGGAGGGTGCAATTGCTCGTTTCACGCAGGAGCGGAAAAATGTGCCAGAATTGATACAGCTAATTGGAGTGAGAGCTGGTGTTGTCCTGACTGCTCCTCTAAGAAAATGCCAATCAATAAg